In Grus americana isolate bGruAme1 unplaced genomic scaffold, bGruAme1.mat scaffold_389, whole genome shotgun sequence, the sequence AGGTTCCTGAGGCcgcctcttctgcaggctgaacaaggTTCTTCCCCTCAgtttctcctcccaggcatgtgctccagcccctgagcATCTCGGAGGCCTCCCACTGCGCTCGCTCCCAGTTATCAACATCTTCCTCCATGGGGTGGCTTGACTGGCCAACAGCCCAGcaggcacacagctgctcactccctcctcctcctccccctccccaggggggGCCCCAAACTTGACACAGCAGCGTACAGGTGGTCTACAGAGCGATAAGCAGGGGGACACAGTCGCTTCCCTCACTCTCCTGCTGACACTCCAGTTCACACACTCCAGGACACCGCTGGTGGCCTTTGCTAGCAGGTCGCACGGTGGGATTGATCGTTGTCGTttgtcccccagcaccaccagggCCTTTGAGGCAGGGCTGATCCCCAGCCAGGCATTCCTCAGCCCCGGCCACTGCTGGTGTCAGtctgtcccaggtgcaggacctggcctttgtctgtcttctctgtcatGAAGTTCCTGACAGGACAGTCCTTCTGCCTGGCACGTTTCCCCTGAACAGCTTCGCTAAGGCACAGGAAcgatccccccccccatttagtGTCATTGACACACGTGGTGAGAGTTGCCTCCTCCAGGTCATGGATGCAGGTGATAAACTGCACAGGGCCCAGGAGCATCCCCTGTGCTGCCCCACGATGCCCCAGGATGTCTCACTGGCCTCCACGTAGGGTATGACCCCTTCACCACTGCGCTCCCAGCCTGATCATCCAGCTGGTGTTTTACCCATCTGTTTGTCTACCCCTCCAGACTGTAATGGCCTAACGTGGGAGCAAGAATAGTGAGGGAGATCATGCCATGTGTCTTGCTGAAGCTGACGTAAACGATGGCCCCTCTTCTCGCCTCATGCATAACTGCAGTTAGTTTGTCATGAAGGCAACCAGGTTGGTGAGGCATGATATACCCTTGGGAAGTCCATGCTGACAGCTTGTGGACACGTTCTTCTCATCTGGGTGCCCAGATATGTCACCTGAGAAGACTCTACCTGATGGCACACTCCTCACCAAAGTGAGCTGGTGCAGCCTGGGGTTCCCTGCGTCGCAATGTTGGCCACTTTCCAAGACGGGTGCAGTTTTTGCACGTCCTCACTCACAAGAGACCTCTACCAAGCCTGTGAACTTTGAAAAGGgatattcaaaagaaatattgatcTTCCCCTGTACCTTCATCATCACTACTCTGCCCATTATATGgagtttttaatttccctgatctttcctatattttcacctctcctgaTAACAACAACCATTTCTAAAGTCATCTTTCCAGCAGACTGTCTAGACAAAGGCCTTTTCCATTATGCTCCAGTTTTCGCCTCCCCTTACTCTTTGTTCCTTCACATTCCTGTCACCCACCCCAAGCTGCTGTTTTGACATCAGGGAGTTAAATGCTTGCCCTGTGATTAAgtagctgtcctggtttcagcagggatagagttaattttcttcctagcagttgggatagtgctgtgttttggagagtattgttgataacacactgatggttttagttgttgccaagcagtcaaggacttttcatcttctcatatGGCCTGCCAGCGAGAAGTTGGGGGGcaccaagaagctgggaggggagacagccaggacagctgacccaaactgaccaaagggatattccataccttatgaCATCATTCTCCATATAGAACTGGGGGCTTGCCAGGAGACGGGGCAGGTTGGGATCTTGCTGAGCATcgacttcaggtggtgagaaactgtgctgttcatcacttgttttgtatagtctattattattattgttgttattactaacatcatcatcatccttttctgtcctattaaactgtctttatctcaacccatagagatttccttttttccattttcagtcctctcccccatcccaggaaGGGGAGTTAGAGAACAGCTGTGGGGTTGGTTTAGGTGCCGACCAGATTAAATCACGACACTAGTCCAATTTGCTCTTTAGCCAACTCTTTAGCTGTGTTTATATCTAGCTTTTGGCACCTACCTGTCTAAAACATTCCTCATATGATTATCCCTTGGAGAAATGCAACATCATTAGAGGCAGCTTGTAGTAAGCATATGGTGCAGAGTGTGTTTTAATGTCGATGAAACTTTATCgtgcttgacttttctttgcttgcaaataggaaaaaaaaaatatacgtgcagccatttctctaaggaaagcaaGTGCGGGTTGgtacaaaggagctgtaacatccagctgcagaattcagtggagaagtctgatgtaagGAAAAGTCCCGGTGGCcaatgagagaaatggtggggctggggagctgaggtgaagGTTGTCCATGCTGTGTCAGACCTCAAGGgagtgcttttcctcctgtccaggcGTCCTTAGGAGAGACCCTGGAGCAATATCTACTGAGGaatgctgccatcacctcttctctaaactgaaaagtggtaaaatacacccttggaaataaaacctcctctttgttagaagttctttgaaatctttctccacAACTACACTAGGAAACAACTCCAATTATCTGTACAActcttgaagacttgaagaaaatcacagggagagagatggctCGTTAGGGCTTGCTTGATTTTAATGAGTCCCATGGTGTATTTGGTGCTGAGTAACAAACCCCAGGTACTGAGAGGAGATTGCACAAACCTCTCAAAGACtcagtgtaaaaggaaaaaacccagagtacCTTGAAGCATTGAGTCCCACTGAGCACCATGACCAGCAAAGGCTCCCCGAGGACTCGTTAGAAGGGATAATTGGAGGCCATGattgcaggcaggcaaaggTAATGTAcaggcagctgagatgcagaggaagccctgcttttgtttgatgaagcagaagggccaaggcctgagccccagcccctgggaaggcagatcctgtccttcacgccttgctcagggctcttcctggggcagtgggatgtggggggtgTCGTGCTGAGTGAAGGACAACGGGATGGCAGTTCCCAGCCTTACTGGGGGTGTGCAAGGAGGCAACGAGCGCCCCCCAGTGCCTTAGGACaacatgtctcctcacaggcctTGGTGGCAGAGACGATTGCCAAGGGGACACAGACTTGGGTTCTCTTGGCGACTTCCAGCCTTGCCAGCGCCCTTTGCCATCTCCACCACACGTTGTCCTACgctgtcccacagctgcttcttttccctgcacacTGTAGACACCCATCTCACTTCCTCACCTTGCTCTCACCCTGGCATTTCCATACATTCACGGACATCTGTCCACCCTCACgctctgttccttgaaacacaCAGAGATGGACTGATCTCACACTCCTTCGGGATGACttcttgtaccacagcactaCCCTTGGAGTGacagttcttcctcctcatgtccagtctccACCTTCCACGCTGCACTGTGTGGCAgcgtttctctctcctgttgtttCCTACCTCCAAGGAAAGCTCCACCATCTGAGAAACAACCCTTCAGGCAGGCATCCCAACCCACCAGTCTTCTTGAGGCCTTTCACCTGACCAGGCAGAAGTAACCTCACCATGATCTCCCAAGGCTGCtagcctttcagcttctcagatgaTAGACACGACCAAGCcgtgtgcctgctgctgtcccatcATGTTCTCAGGCAGAACAGACATGACCACCAAGATATAAGCCCCCTTCCTGGACTAAGCCTAGGTCCTTTGGCAGATGGGATCTCACAGACAATGTGCCAACCAGGTGCCTTCTGCTGGCCTGTCAGAGACGCTGTCAGATGTGAGCTTTAAAGCACATATCCCAGCCATGGGCCAAGGTCTGGCCTATCAGCTATTTCAGAGTGAAGTGACCTCAGAGTCCCTTTCTCAGCCAcgttcctgctgctggcctatcacctccagaggcagaactgaCCTCACCTCCCCATTTGCTTCCTACTGGATTATGAGGTACTTATACACAATTGACCACATCATACCATACCCAACCATCACCCTCTTTGTGGCCCAGTACCTGAGCAGGTAAAAGTAAGCTGCTTTCATCAAATTTATCCAGTAGATTTCCTACCAACAATTTGAGTGGAGAAATGTTCCTCAGAggaactgctgtatttctacCGCTGCATTTTATATCTCTACTGCTGCCTCTTTGTTTTGTCGATTCTGTCTCCAAAAGCTCTCCAAGGGAGAGACTCATGGAATCATCAAATaactcaggttggaagagagcCCTGAAGTTCATCTTGTCGGCTATCCTGCTCAAGGCAGGGTTAACCTGATGAGGTCGCTCAGAGGCTCTGCCCAGTTTGGCATCATccacaaaggagctgaaaatgccCTCTGTCACATTATACAGGGAGTTAATAAAGACATTCAACGGGTTGGCCCAATCCGACTGTATAGAGACTATGGAGACCATGTCAAAGCCCTTGCTAAGGTCCAGGTACGAAACATGCCCTTCTTGCCCCTACCCATGTGGGTTTCGGcagtcccttccttctccttcaagtGCCTGTAAATCCCTGCAGGTGTATTTGGCCCATCACCTTCTCAGGGACTAAGGTGAGGTTGACCAGCCTGTAATTCTCCCaatcctcctccttgcccttcttgaagaaatgtttgatgtctgccttttctgaggatCCCAGAACCTCTCTGATTGCTCTGACACGTTTGAGGGCACAATCCAGAAAGGGTGACGCGAGCAGACAGGAGTATTTGCAATGAGCCTGTCCAAGGCGGGTGAGAGGAATCTCAAGGGGAAGTTGGGGGTTGTTCCTGCAGTCACAAATAGAAACGTCAAGGCCCTGTGAGATGTCCGCACCTGAGCTGGCCTCATTGACTCCTCATATACACAGGGGTGTTCAGAGCCAcgagtccttcccttgcagacacagaggcagtgcatcgcagcagtcacagtgtctctctggcctCTTGTTGCCACTccgggaggaggctgggaggcacctcagccctgcagtgtgTCGCCCTGCCCTGCACTCATCTGAGATGCCCCACGGCATGAGGAATGGACACCGGGACTTAGGTCCAAGGAAgcccatcccagtgctgcatTCAGGTGGTTTCCCAGGGGAAGTTACTCTCACAGTGAAGTGACCTCAAGACACTGTCTGTCCCACAAGCCTTCATGGCACCTCTGAGGAACAGCTGATGGCATTCATGCTCACTCAGGTTCATGTCCCCACATGCACATGATGTGCATGCTTCTATCTCGTCTGTAAAATGTAGACGTGGACTTCTGACCTAGTCATGCAGTGTCCTCCTTCTGAACAGGAGGGACAAaccacctctctgagctggAGTGAGAAGCCAGTGTTGGGAATGGTGGTTGCAAGGGGCTGGCCTGTGATGATTGCCCTGGGGCACTTTCCTTGGGGTGTCCAGTGACCACAGGCACAGgccagaccctgctctgctggtcctTCAAGGCTATCCCAGGAGGACTGGCTGTGCGAGGACACTGCTGCGTGCgttcccccaccctgcacaTTCAAACACTTGGTCTGttcactggtgttttcctcACCAGGGCACTTTCTTGAGCTTGTTCTGGACAGCCACTTTGAAGGAAGACCTACGCCTTCAGGCACTGCCTCAGGAGGTCCCCTTGTCTGACGGAAACACTGTTATGGGGGCAAACTCTGTCAAAGTAGTGCCcattgcctgtccctgcctatgATCACAGGACTGCCACGCAGCAGGACTCTGACCAAGCTGCCAGTGCTCTCAGGCCTTGCACCAAAACAAGAGCTCAGAAAGagagtgtggaagtgaaaagagagcagctcaggaaagacCAAGCGCTGGTGCTGCTTGGCAGTGCTCCTGTGCTGGgactcttttcccctccacctgtgcacacaggcactgacctgcagctccagaaaggTCTCTCAGGAAGGATCTCAAACAAACcagtcactgcagggtcctttgatttctttaaatgtacagACAGCCTTGCTTCTCATTAACACACTCTCTGGATCACACAGGAAAGGTAGATCCTGATGCAGAAGTGGCATGAATAATGACATTGCTTTGTGGACCACATTatcatcagtaaaacaaaaaaaaaaaaccgaaatcccccccaaaaaaaaagcaacaaaaacttcagaagacagGTTGGGGCTGCAATGAGTTATATTATGAGTGATatggagatgatgatgaacagtttattgcttctgaaaatcatcccgtcctcagtttccacactgcatccttgagctcctggttcctcatgctgtagatgagagGATTCACGGCTGGAGGTACCACCGAGTAAAGAACTGCCATTACCagatccagggatggggaggacatgGAGGGGGTCTTCAGGTAGGCAAATAtgccagtgctgataaacattgagaccacggccaggtgagggaggcacgtggaaaaggctttgtgccgtccctgctcagaggggatcctcagcacggccctgaagatctgcacataggacaccacaatgaaaacaaaacacccaaatcctaaacaggcactaaccacaattagcccaacttccctgaggtaggcatctgagcaggagagcttgaggatctgggggatttcacagaagaactggtccacagcattgccatggcagaggggtagggaaaatgtattggccgtgtgcagcagagcagtgagaaacccactgccccaggcagctgctgccatgtgggcacaagctctgctgcccaggagggtcccgtagtgcaggggtttgcagatggcaacgtagcggtcgtaggccatgatggTGAGAAGACAATACTCCCCtacaataaagaagagaaagaaaaagagctgggcagcacatcctgcataggAAATGGATCTGTTGTCCCAGAGTGAgctggccatggctttggggagagtggtggagatgaagCCCAGGTCTagaagggagaggttgaggaggaagaagtacatgggggtgtggaggtggtggtcacaggctatgacagtgatgatgaggccgtttcccaggagggcagccaggtagatgcccaggaagagccagaagtgcaagagctgcagctcccgtgtgtctgcgaatgccaggaggaggaactgggtgatggagctgtcaTTGGACATTTGCTGTCTCTGGGCATTGGGACCTgtcaaaggaggaagaagtagtGACAAGTTAGGGTAGACATCTCAGAGAAgtatttcttccagttctcaTGGAAACCCCCCAAACCgcctctttcctttcagaaagaccTTTTGCTGGTCCATTTAGTGAATTCGGGTGGGAGCTGGCTGAGGATCCCCCAAGTGGCACTTCTGCTTGTCGCTGAGAGAAACCTTGTGGGTCCTGTGTGGCAAAGGGACTGTCCCTTTGTGCCGAGGGACAGTCTGTCCGTCAGACCGGTCTCAGTTACCCTAGGCTGTCACCTCCTTGAGCTGGAGAGCGATTGCACCCAGACCCccctgagaagaaaatggacaaTGGGGTGAATGCAGTTCCCAAGTGCCCATCTCCAAACTCCTCAcattgtctcagctcagccctcccctcccagccagggaCGCAGGGGGCTCATCACAGGTGCTTGCATACACCCtgccagcagcatttccatggCCTTAGTACTGAGGGGCTGCTACGTAACACACAGACGGAACGGGAAGGCTGTGCCCTTCTGGAAgacagcctgcagcacagcaggatggCCCAGGGAAATAACCAAATGTCCTCAAGATCACCTGTCCGGAACAGTGAGTTGGCTCACTGAGCCCTGCAAGCAGCATTGCCCGGAGCTCCCACCTTAGgtgggaagaaaggcagcatgaagaggaggggggaacTGGAGAAATTCCCCAGTGCCCCTGTTGATGGAGGCAGTACGGGGACAAACGGATGAGCACTTGGGAGATTCCCCTCATCAGGGGTCCATCTGCCGAGGAGGTAACTCATGCCGTGGAGCACATGGCCTTCAAGGTGAAGGCCCTGCTGTGTGGCAGAAGAGATCAGGGGCTTGCTCCGGG encodes:
- the LOC129200670 gene encoding olfactory receptor 14A16-like yields the protein MEGAHGPNAQRQQMSNDSSITQFLLLAFADTRELQLLHFWLFLGIYLAALLGNGLIITVIACDHHLHTPMYFFLLNLSLLDLGFISTTLPKAMASSLWDNRSISYAGCAAQLFFFLFFIVGEYCLLTIMAYDRYVAICKPLHYGTLLGSRACAHMAAAAWGSGFLTALLHTANTFSLPLCHGNAVDQFFCEIPQILKLSCSDAYLREVGLIVVSACLGFGCFVFIVVSYVQIFRAVLRIPSEQGRHKAFSTCLPHLAVVSMFISTGIFAYLKTPSMSSPSLDLVMAVLYSVVPPAVNPLIYSMRNQELKDAVWKLRTG